Sequence from the Corallococcus soli genome:
CCTTCGCGATGGCTCCGGGCATGGCGGCCTCCTTCGAGGCGCAGGACACGGCGGACATCCAGCGGCCCGTGGCGCTCATCCTCGCGAAGGGCGACGAGCTGATGCCGCACGAGGCGCACGGCATGCAGCTGTCCAGGCGGCTGCCCCCGGCGACCACCACGACGGTGGTGCTGGACGACGCGGGCCACTTCACCTTCCTGCCCGAGTGCTACCCGAAGGGCTTCGAGGTCATCGCCATGCTGTGCAAGGACCCGGTGGCGGGGACGCGCGCGGCGTCACAGGCGCGCACGAAGGCGGAGGGCCTGGCGTTCTTCCGGCGCACGCTGGACGTGCGTTAGGTCGGGGGCGCTGCCTTCGGCGGGCTCTCCAGCAGGATGGTGACGGGCCCGTCGTTGATCAGCGCGACCTTCATGTCCGCGCCGAAGATGCCGGTGCCCACGGTGAGGCCGCGCTTGCGCAGGGCCTCACACGCGCGCTCGTAGAGGGCCTTGGCCGCGACCGGCTCCATCGCGTCGATGAAGCTGGGCCGGCGGCCCTTGCGCGCATCCCCATAGAGGGTGAACTGGCTCACGACGATGAGCTGCTTGGAGGTGTCCTCCAGCGACAGGTTCATCTTCCCGTCGGCGTCCTCGAAGATGCGCAGCAGGGCCAGCTTCTCCACCATCCACGCGAGGTCCGCGTCGGTGTCGCCCTTGCCCACGCCCAGGAGCACGAGCAGCCCGGGGCCCATCTCGCTCACGCGCTGGCCGTCCACCGTCACCGACGCTTCCAGCACCCGCTGCACCACGGCCTTCATCGCGCATCACCTCCGGAGGTCCCGCCCGTGCTTCCTGCCAGGGCGGACCCGGGGCTTCAAGCGCGACTCACGGCCCCTGGTGACGCGGATCCATCGCGTCGCGCAGCGCGTCCCCCAGCAGGTTGAAGCCCAGCACGGTGACGGCCAGCGCGATGCCGGGGAAGAGGGCCACGTGCGGCGCCACCAGCAGGTACTGCGTCCCCTGGTCCACCAGCGCACCCCACGACGGCGTGCCCGGTGGGACGCCCAGGCCCAGGAAGCTCAGGGACGCCTCCGCGACGATGGCCCCCGGCAGCGCGAACGTCGCCTGCACGAGCAGCGGCCCCGCCGCGTTCGGCAAGACGTGCCGCACGAGGATGCGACCCGGGCCGCTGCCCAGCGCGCGAGCGGCCTGCACGTAGTCGCGTTCGCGCAGGGTGAGCACCTGCCCGCGCGTGAGCCGCGCGTAGCCCGTCCACCCGGTGAACGAGAGGGCGAAGACGACGTTGGTGAGGCTGGGGCCCAGCACGGACGTGATGAACAGCGCCAGCAGGATGCCGGGGAAGGCGAGCAGCACGTCCACCAGCCGCATCAGCCCCTCGTCCACGAGCCCGCCCGCGTACCCCGCGATGCCGCCCAGCGTGATGCCCAGCACGCCCGACAGCAGGACGGCGAAGAAGGACACCTCCAGCGACACGCGAGCCCCGTGCAGCACGTGGGTGAACACGTCGATGCCGTTCTCTCCCGTGCCCAGCAGGTGCCCTGGCCCCGGCCGCGCCAGCTCGTTCGTGAGGTCGATGGCGTCCGGCGGGTGGGGACTGAGCCACGGGGCGAACAGCGCGGTGAACACCCAGACGCACGCCACGGCGAGCCCGAACCGGGCGCCCCACGACCGCAACCGGAAGCGGCGATGCCCGCTCATGAGCGCCTCCGCACGCGCGGGTCCACCCACGCATAGGCCGCGTCGGTGAGCGTGTTCACCAGCACGTAGCAGAAGGTGAAGAGCAGCACCGTGGCGCGCACGGTGTTGTAGTCGCGCTTCTCGATGGCGGTGAGCAGCAGCGTGCCCATGCCCGGCCACGCGAACACCTTCTCCGTCACGATGGCCCCGCCCAGCAGCGCGCCGAACTCCAGGCCCAGCACCGTGACGAGCGGCAGCAGCGCGTTGCGGAACGCGTGCCTCCACAGCACCGCGCGAGGCGACAGTCCCTTCGCCCGCGCCACGGTGACGTAGTCCTCCCGCAGCGCCTCCAGCATCGTCGCGCGGGTCATCCGCGCGAGGAACGCGGCCAGCGCGGTGCCCAGGGTGAACGCCGGCAGGATGAGGTGCCGCCACGACTCCGCGCCCGACACGGGCAGCCAGTCCAGCTTCAGCGCGAAGAGGATGATGAGCACCGGGCCCAGCCAGAAGCGGGGCAGGGCGACCCCCGCCACCGACACGCCCATCGCCGCCGCGTCCACCGGGGTGCCCCGGCGCGCCGCCGCCATCACGCCCAGCGGCAGCGCGATGACCAGCGACACCGCCATCGCCGCCACCGTGAGCAGCAGGGTGTACGGCAGCGCCGCGCCCAGGGCCGGCAGCACCTTGCGCTGGAACGGAGGCAGCGACGTGCGCAGCTCCCCTGTGATCAGGTCGCGCGTGAACGTCCAGAGCTGCGCGTACCACGGCAGGTCCAGCCCCACCGCCCGTCGCAGCGCCGCGCGGTCCACCTGCGTCGCCTGCTCGCCCAGCATCACGTCCACCGGGTCGCCGGGCACGAGGTACAGGAACAGCGACACCAGCAGCAGCGCACCCACGAGCGCGATGGCCGCCGACACCAGGCGGTTCCTCACGGAGTGCTCCCCCTGTCGG
This genomic interval carries:
- the dtd gene encoding D-aminoacyl-tRNA deacylase; this encodes MKAVVQRVLEASVTVDGQRVSEMGPGLLVLLGVGKGDTDADLAWMVEKLALLRIFEDADGKMNLSLEDTSKQLIVVSQFTLYGDARKGRRPSFIDAMEPVAAKALYERACEALRKRGLTVGTGIFGADMKVALINDGPVTILLESPPKAAPPT
- a CDS encoding ABC transporter permease, which produces MSGHRRFRLRSWGARFGLAVACVWVFTALFAPWLSPHPPDAIDLTNELARPGPGHLLGTGENGIDVFTHVLHGARVSLEVSFFAVLLSGVLGITLGGIAGYAGGLVDEGLMRLVDVLLAFPGILLALFITSVLGPSLTNVVFALSFTGWTGYARLTRGQVLTLRERDYVQAARALGSGPGRILVRHVLPNAAGPLLVQATFALPGAIVAEASLSFLGLGVPPGTPSWGALVDQGTQYLLVAPHVALFPGIALAVTVLGFNLLGDALRDAMDPRHQGP
- a CDS encoding ABC transporter permease encodes the protein MRNRLVSAAIALVGALLLVSLFLYLVPGDPVDVMLGEQATQVDRAALRRAVGLDLPWYAQLWTFTRDLITGELRTSLPPFQRKVLPALGAALPYTLLLTVAAMAVSLVIALPLGVMAAARRGTPVDAAAMGVSVAGVALPRFWLGPVLIILFALKLDWLPVSGAESWRHLILPAFTLGTALAAFLARMTRATMLEALREDYVTVARAKGLSPRAVLWRHAFRNALLPLVTVLGLEFGALLGGAIVTEKVFAWPGMGTLLLTAIEKRDYNTVRATVLLFTFCYVLVNTLTDAAYAWVDPRVRRRS